GCCGATCGATCGGCTACGAGAGCTTCAGGAACCTTAAGGAACATTTGAAAGGTCACATCGGGGACCATCCTTGGCTCATGAGTGAACGTCTGAACGAGCTTCGCAAAAACTCGGAAAACAATGAGTCCCATCTTGCGCGCGGGATGGAGATGGAAATTGCTGCTTTGGTGTCTGTCTACGAATTGGCGACAACAAAGAACTGGCAGCGTGTGGTAAAACGTCTGGCCAAGACGGAACGGATTTTTATCACCGGGTTTCAAACCGAACGGGGCATCGCCCAATATTTCGCAAACCAACTGCAATATCTGCGCGATAGCGTGACGTTGATGGACCTTGCCGGAGGGAATTTTTCTGAATTGCTGGCGTCGGACACCGCCGCTTGCCTGGTCATCTTCGAGGCCCGCAGATATTCGCGGCAGGCCAAGGTGCTGGCGCAAGAAGCACATGGCGCGGGCATACCTGTCACGCTGATCACTGACGTCTATTGTGACTGGGGAAATGGGGTCGCCGATGAGGTGTTTGCCGTGCCGACGCAAGTTAACCAGTTCTGGGATTCCACCGCCCTTATGGCGAGTCTGGGCAACCTTCTGATCAACGGCGTATTCATGGAGCTTGGCCCCGATACAGGGGACCGGCTGAACCAAATCGCTGAATTGTTCGGGCGCATCACAGGCCATGTGGGCGACCCTGTCACCCAAATAATGAAGTAACGAAAACCAAACTCAACGGGAGAAGACCAAAATGAAAACCAAACTGACGACAATGATCGCGACGGCGGCCCTCACGGCAGCCTTTGCAGTGCAAGCCACCGCAGAAACTGTGACAATCGGAACCGAGGGCGCGTACCCTCCGTTCAATTACATCGAATCTGATGGGACAATCGCCGGTTTCGACATCGATATTGCCTTGGAATTGTGCAAACGCATGGATGTAGAATGTGATGTTGTAGCCCAAGACTGGGACGGTATCATCCCCGGCCTGCTGGCAAACAAATATGATGTGATCGTTGCGTCGATGTTCATCACCGAAGAACGCAAACAGCAGGTTGATTTCACTGACCCTTACTATCTTGCTGCGATGACGCATGTTGTCCCAATGGGCAGCGATATCATCGAATTCACCAATGAATCTCTTTCGGGCCTGATCATTGGCGCGCAGTCGGGAACAACGCAGGCCGACTTTGCCGAGGCAACCTATCCTGACGCCGAAGTCCGCCTTTATCCTACGCAGGACGAAGTAAATTTGGACATGGCAAGCGGTCGTATTGATCTGCAAGTCGGTGACATGCTGCCGATGCTGGATTGGACCACAAAATCCGAAGACGGCGCATGCTGTGAGTTGGGAGGCGAACCGATCACCGATCCTGCCTTTGTCGGCGACGGCGTTGGCATGGCCGTGCGTCAGGAAGATGACGAATTGCGCGAGAACCTGAACAATGCGCTTGCAGAAATGCGTGCTGATGGAACCTATCTTGAAATCAACAACAAGTATTTCGAAATCGACGTCTATACGATGAAATGATGCAATTTGTCCCCCCAACCACAAGGCCACGCCATGTATGAGCTCTTTGCATACGGCGATGCCGGCTGGGGGGATGAAATTCTGCGCGGGCTGGCGATTACGGCGCAACTTGCCATCGTAACGCTGCCCGTCGGGCTCGCCCTTGGATTTCTTGCGGCGTTTTGTTCGCTGTCGCAGTTGCGAACTCTGCGCTTTTTCGGGTTCGGCTACACAACCGTCATGCGCGGGTTGCCGGAAATCCTAACCCTGTTTGTGGTCTATAACGGCGTTGGTTTGCTTTTGAATTCGGCGCTACGCTGGTGGAACCCTGACGGCGGCGGCACTAATTTCAGCCCCTTTGCAGCCGGTGTTATCGCGCTTGGCATGGTGTTCGGTGCCTTCGCGGGCGAAGTGATCCGAGGCGCGTTCAACTCGCTTGATAGAGGACAGGCCGAGGCTGGCCGCGCAATCGGTATGAGCCAGCGAAAGATATTCTTTCGGATCCAGTTGCCGCAATTGTGGCGCTTTGCGCTGCCCGGCTTAGGCAATCTCTGGATCAACATGCTTAAAGATACAGCGCTTGTCTCGGTGATCGCCTTGGATGATCTGATGCGCATGACCAAAGTGGCCGTTGGGGTCACGAAACAACCCTTCACCTTCTATCTTGTGGCTTGCCTGATTTATTGGGTGCTTTGCCTGCTGTCGGAAGTGGTTCTGGCGCGGATGGAAAAACGTGCCAATCGTGGCGTAAGGAGGGCATGAAATGAACCCGATCGACGTCCTCATCCAATACTGGCCGCGCCTTCTTGATGGCACACTCATGACGATCAAACTGACGCTTCTTGGCGCCTTAATTGCAGCGTTTTTCTCTCCGGCGTTCGCCTTGATCCGCGTGCAGGCACCGACAATGGTCCAAGCCCCGCTGAGGCTTTACATCTCGTTTATGCGCGGCACGCCGATCCTCGCGCAGCTGTTCCTGATCTACTATGGTTCGGGCCAATTTCGTCCGTTCTTAACAGAATGGGGCCTCTGGAATTTCTTTCGGGATCCGTTCAATTGCGCCCTCCTGACCTTTGCGCTGAACTCGACCGCCTA
This genomic window from Lentibacter algarum contains:
- a CDS encoding ABC transporter substrate-binding protein — its product is MKTKLTTMIATAALTAAFAVQATAETVTIGTEGAYPPFNYIESDGTIAGFDIDIALELCKRMDVECDVVAQDWDGIIPGLLANKYDVIVASMFITEERKQQVDFTDPYYLAAMTHVVPMGSDIIEFTNESLSGLIIGAQSGTTQADFAEATYPDAEVRLYPTQDEVNLDMASGRIDLQVGDMLPMLDWTTKSEDGACCELGGEPITDPAFVGDGVGMAVRQEDDELRENLNNALAEMRADGTYLEINNKYFEIDVYTMK
- a CDS encoding MurR/RpiR family transcriptional regulator gives rise to the protein MPLPIETLLSNSMRNGSKADKAIASYMSGSLTELPFETAASIAAKVKVSEATVGRFCRSIGYESFRNLKEHLKGHIGDHPWLMSERLNELRKNSENNESHLARGMEMEIAALVSVYELATTKNWQRVVKRLAKTERIFITGFQTERGIAQYFANQLQYLRDSVTLMDLAGGNFSELLASDTAACLVIFEARRYSRQAKVLAQEAHGAGIPVTLITDVYCDWGNGVADEVFAVPTQVNQFWDSTALMASLGNLLINGVFMELGPDTGDRLNQIAELFGRITGHVGDPVTQIMK
- a CDS encoding ABC transporter permease encodes the protein MYELFAYGDAGWGDEILRGLAITAQLAIVTLPVGLALGFLAAFCSLSQLRTLRFFGFGYTTVMRGLPEILTLFVVYNGVGLLLNSALRWWNPDGGGTNFSPFAAGVIALGMVFGAFAGEVIRGAFNSLDRGQAEAGRAIGMSQRKIFFRIQLPQLWRFALPGLGNLWINMLKDTALVSVIALDDLMRMTKVAVGVTKQPFTFYLVACLIYWVLCLLSEVVLARMEKRANRGVRRA